One Gossypium hirsutum isolate 1008001.06 chromosome A11, Gossypium_hirsutum_v2.1, whole genome shotgun sequence genomic window carries:
- the LOC107924741 gene encoding xyloglucan 6-xylosyltransferase 2, translating to MIGKCLGAQRCRKIHRTLRHCKVTVFCFVLTVVVLRGTIGAGKFGTPEQDFVEIRDHFYFRRRAETHRVLEEVQTTSSDNEVVSDANAETNSYNDFELNKVLVDEESDDSKLDSDKPYSLGPKISDWDKQRSEWLKENPDYPNFIGPNKPRVLLVTGSSPKPCENPVGEHYLLKSTKNKIDYCRLHGIEIFYNMALLDAEMAGFWAKLPLIRRLLLSHPEVEFLWWMDSDAMFTDMAFEIPWERYKDSNLVMHGWNERVYDQKNWIGLNTGSFLLRNGQWALGFLDAWVPMDPKGKIRDEAGKVLTRELKNRPVFEADDQSAMVYLLATQREQWGDKVYLEHAYYLHGYWGLLVDRYEEMIETYHPGLGDHRWPLVTHFVGCKPCGKLGNYPVERCLKQIDRAFNFGDNQILQIYGFTQQPLASRRVKKVRNESRNPIEVKDVLRSLHPAFKAVKVSSS from the coding sequence ATGATAGGCAAGTGTTTGGGAGCTCAAAGGTGTAGAAAGATCCACAGGACTCTCCGTCACTGCAAGGTAACGGTCTTTTGCTTCGTCCTCACCGTAGTCGTTCTACGTGGCACTATTGGTGCCGGGAAATTCGGGACTCCGGAGCAGGACTTCGTTGAGATTCGCGACCATTTCTATTTCCGGAGACGCGCTGAGACGCACCGCGTACTCGAAGAAGTTCAAACGACCTCGTCCGATAACGAGGTCGTCAGCGACGCCAACGCCGAAACCAATAGTTACAACGATTTCGAGTTAAATAAGGTATTAGTTGACGAGGAATCCGATGACTCGAAACTCGACTCCGACAAGCCATATTCTCTTGGGCCGAAAATCTCCGATTGGGACAAGCAGCGATCTGAATGGCTGAAAGAAAATCCTGATTATCCAAATTTCATCGGTCCAAACAAACCGAGGGTTCTTTTAGTCACTGGTTCATCTCCCAAGCCGTGTGAGAACCCGGTTGGTGAACATTACTTGTTAAAATCAACGAAGAACAAGATAGATTACTGTAGGTTACACGGGATTGAAATATTTTACAATATGGCACTGTTAGATGCAGAAATGGCAGGGTTTTGGGCCAAATTACCGTTGATTCGGAGGCTTTTGCTTTCGCATCCGGAGGTGGAATTCCTGTGGTGGATGGACAGTGACGCGATGTTTACCGACATGGCTTTTGAGATTCCTTGGGAAAGGTATAAAGACTCGAACTTGGTTATGCATGGCTGGAATGAGAGGGTTTATGATCAAAAGAATTGGATTGGGTTAAATACTGGGAGTTTTTTGTTGAGGAATGGGCAATGGGCACTTGGTTTTCTTGACGCTTGGGTTCCAATGGATCCTAAAGGGAAGATTAGGGATGAAGCAGGGAAGGTATTGACCAGGGAACTTAAGAACCGTCCTGTTTTCGAAGCTGATGATCAGTCTGCAATGGTTTATTTGTTGGCCACTCAAAGGGAGCAGTGGGGTGATAAGGTTTACCTTGAGCATGCTTACTATTTGCATGGTTATTGGGGGCTTTTGGTTGATAGGTACGAGGAAATGATTGAAACTTATCACCCAGGTTTAGGTGACCATCGTTGGCCATTGGTGACTCACTTTGTGGGGTGTAAGCCTTGTGGGAAGTTGGGGAATTACCCTGTTGAGAGGTGCTTGAAGCAGATAGATAGAGCATTCAACTTTGGGGATAATCAGATTCTTCAGATTTATGGGTTTACTCAGCAACCTTTGGCTAGTAGAAGGGTGAAGAAAGTTCGAAACGAGAGCAGGAATCCCATTGAGGTGAAAGATGTACTTAGATCGCTTCATCCAGCTTTTAAAGCGGTTAAGGTATCGTCTTCTTAG